The following DNA comes from Camelina sativa cultivar DH55 chromosome 14, Cs, whole genome shotgun sequence.
CGAGGATATATTTCCTTTTGCATCATCCACTATCTCGGATGATGCAAAGACTTTCTTTCCTCATATTACTCTTCCTGCTAAAATCACAGATGAACATGTCTTTAGTGCAATCATCTTTTGATGCTCCTCACAATCATGATGAGACATCTTCTCTGGTTTCTGTTCCTTCTGACCTTCAACCAACCAAGCAGAGAAAACTGCCTTCCCATTTGCAGGACTTTCattgttataataataatactcttaCTAATACTAATACTTCTCCATATCCACTTGCAAACTATATCTGTTATTCATACTTATCTCAGCCTTTCTGTACTTTTATTAATGCCATTGCAAAGTCAAAAATCCCTAAGAATTTTTCAGAAGCTAGGCTGGACAAGGTATGGGTTGATGCTGCAGGAAAGGAGATTGATGCTTTTATAAGAACCAGAACTTGGAGTGTTTGCAATTTACCTACTGGTAAAGTGGCTGTAGGTTGCAAATGGGTATTTACGATCAAGTACCATGCTGATGGAAGTATTGAGAGATATAAAGCTAGACTGGTGGCGAAGGGATACACTCAATGAGAGGGAATCAATTTCACTGACATCTTTTCTCTCGCACCCAAGATGCAATTGTCTTTACATCAATTAGACATTTCTAATGCATTCTTGAATGGTGACCTCGATGAGGAAATCTATATGAAGCTACCACCAGGTTATGCTGAGTTACAAGGAGAAATTTTCTCTCCTAATGTTGTTTGCAGGTTACATAAATCGATTTATGGTCTCAAACAGGCGTCGAGACAGTGGTTTTTGAAGTTCAAGACTACTCTTGTGGGATTTGGCTTCGAGACATGTCATGGTGATCATACTCTTTTCGTGAAGGAAGCAAATGGTCATTTCTTGGTAGTTTTGGTATACGTAGATGATATTCTAATTGCCACTACAGATGCTACTATGGCTTACCATCTACGTGATCAACTAAGTTCAGTCTTCCAACTTCGAGATCTTGGTCCTCCTAAATACTTCCTTGGCATTGAAATCGCCAGGAATGATGAAAGATTCTGTCTCACTCAACGAAAATATGTTCTTGACTTGTTAGAGACTACCAGATTTTCAGATTGCAAACCTTCTGCTGTTCCCATGAAGCCAGACCAACAAATGTCTTTTACCAGTTTCTCTcgacgaaagaagaagaagatggttaaACAGGACTTTGAGGGTGATGAAGATTATATTATTGAGCTTGCAAAACCTACTGATCCTACTCTTGAACTTCTTACGGATACGAAGCAATATAGGAGATTGATTGGGAAACTTCAATATCTGACTATCACCCGTccaaatatttcttttgctGTGTCTAAAGTAGCTCAATACTCCTCTGCTCCACGTAAGTTCCATCTCCAAGCTGCACATAAGGTACTTCGCTACTTAAAGGGTACCATCGGCCAAGGCTTATTCTATGGAAAGGATGATTATTTCTCGCTTCGAGGATTCTCTGATGCAGATTGGGGAGCTTGTCCAGACAATAGGCGCTCAGTTACTGGATATGCGATTTTCATAGGCCAGTCACTGGTGTCTTGGAGGTCCAAGAAACAAGATATGGTTTCGATGAGCTCTGCTGAATCCGAGTATAGAGCCATGAGTGTGATAACTAAGGAGTTGTTGTGGTTTACCTACCTCTTGAAGGCTCTACGGGTACCTTTCTCTCTTCCAGTTTATTTGTATTGTGATAACCAGGCGACTCTCTACATTGCGAGTAACTCGATTTATCATGAGCGCACGAAACATATAGAGTTTGATTGTCACAAGGTTAGAGAAGCGATTGAAGATGGTGTCCTCAAGACCATGTTTGTTCGCACTGACAATCAACTTGCTGACATCTTAACCAAAACTTTACATCTGACTCCGTTTCGAAACAACATAGGCAAGATGGGAGTCATTAACATTTACTCatctccatcttgaggggggtATTAGATTGTATATATTAGTTAAGCTTATTAGATTAATTCCCGGTTTAATAGGAATTGGTTTAGATCGGTTTAGTGTATATAATACACAATTGTATAGTTTGTTACGATTGAGAAATACAGAAAACATTTTCACAGATTCATTTTTGCTCATGAACTCAAATAGTTTTGCCACATGACCAAActtttcaaatcatttttttcttctttaagttCCACCTTGTTTTTTCATATCCAATCTAACAATGAATGTTTTTCGTACTCAATTTCAATAACTAGTTTCACTAGTCtaggattaaaatctagttaaaacaaaaa
Coding sequences within:
- the LOC109128695 gene encoding uncharacterized protein LOC109128695; this encodes MQLSLHQLDISNAFLNGDLDEEIYMKLPPGYAELQGEIFSPNVVCRLHKSIYGLKQASRQWFLKFKTTLVGFGFETCHGDHTLFVKEANGHFLVVLVYVDDILIATTDATMAYHLRDQLSSVFQLRDLGPPKYFLGIEIARNDERFCLTQRKYVLDLLETTRFSDCKPSAVPMKPDQQMSFTSFSRRKKKKMVKQDFEGDEDYIIELAKPTDPTLELLTDTKQYRRLIGKLQYLTITRPNISFAVSKVAQYSSAPRKFHLQAAHKVLRYLKGTIGQGLFYGKDDYFSLRGFSDADWGACPDNRRSVTGYAIFIGQSLVSWRSKKQDMVSMSSAESEYRAMSVITKELLWFTYLLKALRVPFSLPVYLYCDNQATLYIASNSIYHERTKHIEFDCHKVREAIEDGVLKTMFVRTDNQLADILTKTLHLTPFRNNIGKMGVINIYSSPS